The genomic region TTTCAGTACGCTTCTTTCGCAGACCGTTCTACGGCTCTTTTGCTATGCGCCGGGAAAATATGTAATGCGAAATTCTGCTTAAGCCTTCCCAAGATGGGAAGGTGGCTCGTAAAACGAAACGAAAGGGGTTGTTATTGTGCTGCTATCGTTTCATAAAGTGCTGAGCGATAAGCATTTTTATCAATGCGGTCCTGGCAATGCCAATTTTGCTGGCTTCATTATCAATTTTTTTTAAAATTTCCAAAGTGAAATCGACATTAACCCGTTTTGTGGGCCTATGAAATTTAATTGAGCTTTCATCAATGTATTCGGTAATATCATTTTCTTCGCTATATTTATCAAATTCTTCAACTGTCTTAAACTTTTTCTTCATAGTGCTCATAATATAATTCACTCTCCTTTTCTCGCGCTCTTCTACAGGAAATAATTCTGATAGTATTTTTTCTGCAGGTAAAGAAACATATATATAATTTGCTATTTATCAAACCGATTACTCCATACCTGTCTTCTGGGGCAAAAGTTGTTTTAAACTGAAGATTAGGAGAACCCCACAAAGTTTTAACTTTTTCAAAATCAACTCCATGTTTTTGTTTGTTTATCCTGGATTTACCCGGATCATATTCGAATTTAATATCTGCCATATACCTCAATTATACCTATGGTATACCTTTATGTAAAGTGGGAAGGTGGCTCGCGTAGTGAGACGAAAGGGTTTAATCAGGTTACAGTAGTTATTTTCTGGCCGGCCGGCCAAATATCATAAGCTGTGTCCAAAAGCATTTCCTTGAATTTACGATCGACCAGATCGCCAAAACCCTGCTGCTTCATGGATTCGATAGTATCGGCACAGGCTTTCTGGGGAGTGGGCCTTAAATTATCGGCCATAGCCAGCAAAGCGTTTTCCAGATTCTTCAAATGGTCTTCTTCTGTAACAGGGTCGGACTGTTCTACCTGTTGTCTGACATAATCATCAAACCGTCCGGAAGATTTTTTTAATTCATTCAGAACGTTCTGGTCCGCGCCCGTCGCTGGGCCATAACCTTTAGCTGAGTTATCTATCGCGCCTATCATCAGATCTGAACCTTTATCTTTCTAAAGACCTTCCTGATCTTTTTTTCCAGTTCCAAAACATCATAAGTATTTTTCATTTCTTCTTTATAATCTTCGAGAATTTCCTCAGTATCTTTTTTCTTCTTGCGAACATTCTTATTGTCAGCCGAATTTACACCATCCAGGGCCTGATGCTGCAAAGCCTGGTTCAAAACATTATTGAACACCGGCATGTCGTCGGAAATAAAAGCCTTGCTGGCTTTATTTTGTTGGAAATTCTTTTGTGTAAAATCCGGATTTGCTACGTACATATCAATATATTGCCCCGTAGCTGCAGATATTAAACATGATATACTCTTTCTAGGTTAAAAGTTGTATACCGGCATCATAAAGTATGTTGTATAAATTCCGCTCTTCCTGATCCTGGAAACCATACTGGGTGCCGATCGATTTCATTACATCAGATACCACACCCTTTATATATTCATTGTCGCCGTCTTCATTGGCAGTATCATTGAATAAATCCAAACCGGAAGCGTAACCTGCGCTGAGGACCACACTTACGTCATTATCATCTGTTTTGCCGTCATTATTTAAATCCAGACCCTTTTCCTGAAATTTGGTCTGGAGAACACTCTTAAATTCATCTTCTGAAACTTTTCCGTCATTATTCAGATCAAAGTTACGGTTATTCGCGTCAGCAGGTACATATCCCCCGGCCCCGAACCCTTCTATTCCACTCATATGACTTCGCCCCCTTCAAAACTATTTATATTGTAAATTCTTTTTTGTAATTTTCAAAATATTTATCAGTAATATCGCTATAATATCCCAAAAACTTGTATTGATTTTTCTTAATGTTTATTTTCCTTCATTTAGGGAAAACTATTATCTAGTTGTAAATAACCATGCTGGAAATAGAATACATAGCCAATCCGAAAATACACAGCGGAAAAAAAACAAAAAAAGTTCTTTTGTACAAAGAAGGAGTTGAAAAGTTTACATACCGCGGCCGGTTGATTAGAAAATTTAAAAAATTTGTAAATGAAATGTTTAAAAGACCTAAAACCGGGGAATAACCAATATAAAATAAACAAAGGGGGGAAATTTTAAATGGGGAAAAACATGAACGCGCGCTTTGATTATCTGTTAAATACAATATTGAATAATGACGATTCCGAGCTTTCTATGGAGCTTTCCAAAGAAGAAAAAGAATTCTTTAAAAGTATAGATTTAACCGAGGTATTATTTATTTAAGCAACTACCCAAAAACCTTTTTAAAAATGTCATCGACATTTTTAAGATGGTAACGGTAGTCAAATATCTGTTTTATCTCTTTCTCAGCAAGTAATTTATTAATCTCCTTTGATTTTCCTATAACCGCCTGAAACTTCAGACCCTTGTCCCGGGTTTCCATCGCGGCTTTCTGTACCAGCGCATAAGCTTCTTCCCGGCTTGATCCTTTTTCTACAAGTTTCAAAAGCAGCTGCTGAGAAAATACTGCCCCGCCAAGCAAATCGAGATTTCTGAGCATATTGTCTTCATGCACTACCAGTTCTTCGAGTATGTCTGTAAATTTGACCAGCATGTAATCGAGCAGAATAGTGCTGTCCGGGAATATGATCCTTTCCGCGGAAGAATGAGAGATATCGCGTTCATGCCACAGACAGATGTTTTCCATGCTGACCAGCATATTGCCGCGCATTACCCTGGCCAGACCGGATATTCTTTCGCAGGTGATGGGGTTTCGTTTGTGGGGCATGGCTGAAGAACCCTTCTGCCCTTTCCTGAACCCTTCTTCCAGCTCATTGAACTCGGTTTTCTGCAAAGCCCTGATCTCGGTAGTAAACTTTTCCAGCGACCCGGCGATTACCGCCAGTACTGACATAAAATAAGCGTGCCGGTCACGCTGCACAATCTGTGTGGAAATTTTGTCGGCGGCAAGTCCAAGTTTTTTACACACATACTGTTCGATAAACGGATCAATATTGGCATAAGTACCTACAGCGCCGGAAATCTTGCCTACACTAATGTCGTGAATGGCACTTTCCAACCGACTTTGGTTCCTCTGCATTTCTGTGTACCAGAGAGCGAATTTCAGGCCCAGAGTGGTAGGCTCGGCATGTACGCCATGGGTCCTGCCCATCATCATGGTCTTTTTGTATTCATTAGCTTTTTTCTTGAGGACTACCAACAACTCTTCGATATCTTTCTGAAGAACTGAAGCCGCTTCCTTGATTAGCAGGGAAAACGCCGTATCTACGACATCGGATGAAGTAAGCCCCAGATGGATATAGCGGGACTCCGGTCCGACTTCTTCGGCTACATTGGTAAGAAAGGCAATAACGTCATGGTTGGTTGTCTTTTCTATATCATCTATTCTTTTTACGGAAAAAGACGCTTTTTTTTTGATAATATCCAGCGCTTTTTTAGGAATATTGCCCAGCTTTACATGCGCCTCACAGGCGGCTATTTCTATATCCAGCCATTTGGAAAATTTATTTTCCAGCGTCCAGATGCGGGTCAATTCTTTGCGGGAATAACGTTCTATCATTAATTTCTCCTTAACTCAAGTCTATACAGCGACCAAAATTTTTTGGTTTCAGTGCTCGGGGCTCGGAGCAAAGGGCTCGGAACTCCGGGTACCTTTAGGGCAAATCTCTCAGACTGTCTTAACAACATAAAGTTTAACAAATATTGGATAAATCCGCAATTCAGGTGTTCTTTTGGATTTTTGATTTTACCTTTTGGATTTTGCCATTTGGATTTTGGATTTCTTTGAGCAGTTCCGTTACCAGCTTGTCCTGTTTTACTTTTGCAACTATTTTTCCTGCCCTGTAGATGAGCCCTTCCTTCTTGCCGCCGCAAATGGCAAGATCGACGTCTTGCGCCTCACCGGGGCCGTTTACAATACAGCCCATTACCGCGATCTTCAAATGTCTTTTAATATTTCTGGTTTTAGCTCTGACCTCTCTGGCCAGCTTTTCCACATCAATCTCCGTACGGCCGCAGGTAGGGCAGGAAATAATCTCCACGCCCTGCTCATACAGCCCGGCGCCGCGCAATATATATTGGGCGACAGGGATTTCTTGCAGGGGATCACCGGTTAAGGAAACCCGAACGGTGTTGCCCAGGCCTTTAAGCAAAAGGCTGCCGATACCCACAGCGGATTTGGCAATGGCTTCCTCGCCAAACCCGGACTCGGTTATACCGATATGCAAAGGATAAGGATGCAGCCGGGCAAATCTTTCATTCATGAGGACTGTGCCGCGTACATCGGAGGATTTCAAGGAAATCACCAGCGCTTCAAATCTGTTTTTCTTGAAAAAATCAATATATTCTTCCAAAACCTGCAGGGAGCGGGTTATCTTATCAGCTGCTTTGCCGATGGAGCCGGTATTTGCCCCGATACGAATGGCAGTACCGAACCTTTTGGCTGTCTGAATAACTTCTTTTACTTTGTCCTGAGACCCGATATTGCCCGGATTTATTCTGATCTTGGCCACACCGGCGTCGATAGCGCCCAGGGCCAGCCGGT from Candidatus Margulisiibacteriota bacterium harbors:
- a CDS encoding CopG family antitoxin encodes the protein MSTMKKKFKTVEEFDKYSEENDITEYIDESSIKFHRPTKRVNVDFTLEILKKIDNEASKIGIARTALIKMLIAQHFMKR
- a CDS encoding BrnT family toxin; translation: MADIKFEYDPGKSRINKQKHGVDFEKVKTLWGSPNLQFKTTFAPEDRYGVIGLINSKLYICFFTCRKNTIRIISCRRAREKESELYYEHYEEKV
- the ispG gene encoding flavodoxin-dependent (E)-4-hydroxy-3-methylbut-2-enyl-diphosphate synthase, coding for MFKRTQTIPVKVGSVVIGGSNHVVIQSMTNTCTSDKDKTLRQIKHLVQAGAEIVRLAVPDEKSLKSLPYLVKMSPVPLVADIHFDHRLALGAIDAGVAKIRINPGNIGSQDKVKEVIQTAKRFGTAIRIGANTGSIGKAADKITRSLQVLEEYIDFFKKNRFEALVISLKSSDVRGTVLMNERFARLHPYPLHIGITESGFGEEAIAKSAVGIGSLLLKGLGNTVRVSLTGDPLQEIPVAQYILRGAGLYEQGVEIISCPTCGRTEIDVEKLAREVRAKTRNIKRHLKIAVMGCIVNGPGEAQDVDLAICGGKKEGLIYRAGKIVAKVKQDKLVTELLKEIQNPNGKIQKVKSKIQKNT
- the purB gene encoding adenylosuccinate lyase, with product MIERYSRKELTRIWTLENKFSKWLDIEIAACEAHVKLGNIPKKALDIIKKKASFSVKRIDDIEKTTNHDVIAFLTNVAEEVGPESRYIHLGLTSSDVVDTAFSLLIKEAASVLQKDIEELLVVLKKKANEYKKTMMMGRTHGVHAEPTTLGLKFALWYTEMQRNQSRLESAIHDISVGKISGAVGTYANIDPFIEQYVCKKLGLAADKISTQIVQRDRHAYFMSVLAVIAGSLEKFTTEIRALQKTEFNELEEGFRKGQKGSSAMPHKRNPITCERISGLARVMRGNMLVSMENICLWHERDISHSSAERIIFPDSTILLDYMLVKFTDILEELVVHEDNMLRNLDLLGGAVFSQQLLLKLVEKGSSREEAYALVQKAAMETRDKGLKFQAVIGKSKEINKLLAEKEIKQIFDYRYHLKNVDDIFKKVFG